In Hirschia baltica ATCC 49814, the genomic stretch AAAACTTATCCAATCCAGGACGGGCAAATGGGCGTCGACTTATTTGACGATTTTCAAACCCTGCGTGATGAACATTTCAAAATGGCAGCATACATCATAAAATGGTCCAACACACTTGAAGAAAACCAAGTATCAGGTGATCTGAGTTGGAAACCCGCATGGGGTGGTGATTTAATCACTAAACCCTTCTGGCTATGCATCACACACTTGTTCAATCACCAAACCCATCATCGTGGCCAAATTACACAAATGCTCAAGCCAATCGGCATTGATGTTGGCGACACTGATCTGCCGCTTATGCCGAAATAAGAGCATGGAAACAAAAAGGCCAGAAAATATCTGGCCCTTAAATCAAACTAAAATGTATCAGAAGACTTGGGCTTCACGCGACCTTCAATACGATCTGTCATTTTGGCAACCAGTGTAGAATTCCCGCAAACGAGATCCCCATCATTTAGCGGTTCCTTACCGCCAAGGCCATTGACGACACCGCCAGCTTCGCGAACTAGAACAATTCCCGCCGCCACATCCCATGGTGCCAACCCTCTTTCCCAGAAACCATCAAAGCGACCAGCAGCGACATAAGCCAAATCAAGCGAAGCTGCACCAAAACGGCGAATACCAGCAACTTCACCCATTAAGATGTTAAGTTCTTTCAAAAACTCCGGGTGATCACCACGCCCCATAAAGGGAATGCCTGTGGCAAGAACGCTTTCGCCAAGTTTACGGCGATTAGATACACGTAGACGTCTATTTTCTAACCAAGCACCTTCACCTGTCTCTGCCCAGAAAATTTCATTGCGGATCACATCATGCACAACACCTGCACGCAATTCACCATCGCGCTCAAGCCCGATTGATACGGCGAAATGCGGGATACCATGAAGGAAATTTGTTGTGCCATCTAACGGGTCAACAATAAAACGGTGTGATTTATCAGATCCCTCTACAATGCCGCCCTCTTCCATCAAAAAGCCATAGCCCGGACGCTTCTTGGATAAGCGATCAAAACATATCTCTTCGGCTTTTCTGTCAGCAGCAGAAACAAAATCTGCCGGTCCTTTTTTAGAAATCTGAAGCTGTTCCACTTCGCCAAAATCACGCAATAATTTACGGCCAGCCGCCTGAGCAGCTTCAATCATTATCGATACGGTGGGTGAAGGACGCGACATTTTTGATTTCCTAAGAGCAGTCTTTGCGATGTGTGTGGAGATCACAAAGTAAAATACCAGACGGGGCGTCTATCCTAGTCAGAGCAAATTATCAAGGTAACAAGCCATTGTAGCTCAATTTCAAGGCGATTTTACAAATTCTACACCCAACAATCAAACCCACCCCTTTTAAATTTCCATCACAAATGAGCAACTAAGAACGAACAAACTATATCACGTAATTGCTATCAGTTATTGCTCTAAAGGCCGGTTTAGCTTTGTAATTACGATCAAACAATAAAGGGTAATTGGTGCGCTCAGTCGGCCTCTCATTGAGCCATGAATGGGCATCGGAAACTCCCCAAAATGAAACGTTTTCTACGCTCGGTCGCAATATTAGGCCATTGAAAAGGTCTCTGAAGATTTGCGCCTGAAGCTTTAATCGCTCTGCGGGCACATTCGCACCAAAATCAGCATCACACCCCGTTTCATTTTGCCAACAAGAACCAGGATCTCCATATACCGACATATCCATTTCCGTAATGTGATTGACGAGTCCAGCAAAAAGATCATCAACTGCATCAATTGCACTTAATACCGAAGATGCGGCATCTCTATAATCTAAATGGCACTGGTGGCCGACACCATGAATCGGTATGTTCCGGTCTAGCAGGTCTTCGACTATCTCAATCAACCGGCCTCTTTTATCTTCAAATTCTGTATTGTACTCATTGATAAAAAGTAATGCATCTGGGTCCGCAGCATGAGCAGCTTCAAATGCCCAATCAATATATTCAGCACTACCAACAGCCTGATACCAATCAGAATTTCTATATGGCGCAGTTGTTTCGCTTGCACTGTCTGAGACTACTTCATTGACCACATGCCAAGAATGCACCTTACCTTTAAAATGCGTCACGACCTCAGTCACATAATTTTGAAGTTTCGTTTTGATTTCATCTTTGGAGCCTAAAAAGAAATAATCAGGTGTCGATGAATGCCAGAGAAGCGTATGGCCATGTAATTCAAAACCATTGGCCTCAGCGAATGCAACCAATTTGTCACCAGCTGAAAAATCGTAAACCCCTTCAGAGGGCGAGATGACATCCGCCTTCATCTCATATTCCGCCATCATAGAATTGAATTGGCTTTTAAGCAGATCGACTATCGGATCATTTGCATCAATCTGAGGCGTTAGTGCCGCCGAACCGATTTTAAAATTATTCCTATATGTGTTGCGCAACAATCCAGATGTGGGTTCATAATCAATTGGCGTCGAGGTGGATGTTGGCGTGGGCGTAGGCGATGAACCTCCCCCTCCACCACTACAACTTCCAAGCGCTAGAAGACTTACGCCACCAACTAAAAACTTCAACCGTTGTCGTGCATCGATCTCAGTCATCATGCTACCTCTCAAACGCGGTCCAATCGAGCCAATAAAATTCGCTCGACGTTTAAATTATTTGGTTAATTATAGAAAAATCAGCTATCTAGGTCAGAATTTGCCGGAAATGTCCGACATTTTCAACCCTTTGACTGCATCAAAACGTTAAAAGCTTCAACCGCTGCTTTAGGTCCGTCAGCATAGTTCCAGACGCCCGATGAAACAGCAAGAAAATCAGCCCCCGCATCAATCAAAGGTTTTGCATTTTCAACCGTAATACCACCAATCGCAACGCAGGGAACTTCAATAAATTGTTGCCACCAAGTCAATGTTTCCAATTCAGCCTTGGCTTTAGGGTCTTTGGTTTGTGTGGGATAGAATGCACCAAAAGCAACATAATCAGCCCCCGCCTCACCTGCTTCCATCCCCAAGTGACGGCTATCATGACACGTCACCCCAACAATAGCATCATCACCAACAATCTGACGCGCGTCTTTCAAAGTCACATCATCTTGCCCAATATGCACACCATCTGCGCCAAACTTCTTCGCAAGATCTGGACGGTCATTGATCAATACAGCCACATCTTTGGCCTGCGCCATTGGAAGTATACGTTTCGCAACTGCTTCTATATGTGCATCAC encodes the following:
- a CDS encoding DinB family protein → MNLTRNYQQLALYNQWMTTKIYTAIKDLTIEELKKDRGAFFKSIHSTLNHLLWADIRWMNRFTGKTYPIQDGQMGVDLFDDFQTLRDEHFKMAAYIIKWSNTLEENQVSGDLSWKPAWGGDLITKPFWLCITHLFNHQTHHRGQITQMLKPIGIDVGDTDLPLMPK
- a CDS encoding inositol monophosphatase family protein produces the protein MSRPSPTVSIMIEAAQAAGRKLLRDFGEVEQLQISKKGPADFVSAADRKAEEICFDRLSKKRPGYGFLMEEGGIVEGSDKSHRFIVDPLDGTTNFLHGIPHFAVSIGLERDGELRAGVVHDVIRNEIFWAETGEGAWLENRRLRVSNRRKLGESVLATGIPFMGRGDHPEFLKELNILMGEVAGIRRFGAASLDLAYVAAGRFDGFWERGLAPWDVAAGIVLVREAGGVVNGLGGKEPLNDGDLVCGNSTLVAKMTDRIEGRVKPKSSDTF
- a CDS encoding endo-1,4-beta-xylanase, with the translated sequence MMTEIDARQRLKFLVGGVSLLALGSCSGGGGGSSPTPTPTSTSTPIDYEPTSGLLRNTYRNNFKIGSAALTPQIDANDPIVDLLKSQFNSMMAEYEMKADVISPSEGVYDFSAGDKLVAFAEANGFELHGHTLLWHSSTPDYFFLGSKDEIKTKLQNYVTEVVTHFKGKVHSWHVVNEVVSDSASETTAPYRNSDWYQAVGSAEYIDWAFEAAHAADPDALLFINEYNTEFEDKRGRLIEIVEDLLDRNIPIHGVGHQCHLDYRDAASSVLSAIDAVDDLFAGLVNHITEMDMSVYGDPGSCWQNETGCDADFGANVPAERLKLQAQIFRDLFNGLILRPSVENVSFWGVSDAHSWLNERPTERTNYPLLFDRNYKAKPAFRAITDSNYVI
- the thiE gene encoding thiamine phosphate synthase; translated protein: MMNQECRLYLITPPVIEDVEAFARDCEQALDGGDVACLQIRLKTREGVAASDAHIEAVAKRILPMAQAKDVAVLINDRPDLAKKFGADGVHIGQDDVTLKDARQIVGDDAIVGVTCHDSRHLGMEAGEAGADYVAFGAFYPTQTKDPKAKAELETLTWWQQFIEVPCVAIGGITVENAKPLIDAGADFLAVSSGVWNYADGPKAAVEAFNVLMQSKG